The following are encoded together in the Robertmurraya sp. FSL R5-0851 genome:
- the accB gene encoding acetyl-CoA carboxylase biotin carboxyl carrier protein — translation MLKVQEIRELIKLVDHSSLDEFVYEYEGAKIKMKKNAAVGTVTVKEQVTPAPVVVAEKTSAPVAAVEVKHEEPIAPQAQPAQTPAADTSNLHKITSPMVGTFYASPSPDADAYVKVGSKVSSDSVVCIVEAMKLFNEIEAEVNGEIVEILVKDGQLVEYGQPLFLVKPE, via the coding sequence ATGTTAAAGGTTCAAGAAATTAGAGAATTAATAAAACTTGTAGATCATTCAAGTCTAGATGAATTTGTTTATGAATACGAAGGTGCTAAAATTAAAATGAAAAAGAATGCGGCTGTAGGAACAGTGACTGTAAAGGAACAAGTTACACCTGCGCCTGTAGTCGTTGCTGAAAAGACATCAGCACCAGTGGCTGCTGTAGAGGTAAAGCACGAGGAGCCAATCGCACCGCAAGCACAACCAGCACAAACACCTGCTGCTGATACTTCAAACTTACATAAAATCACTTCACCGATGGTTGGGACTTTCTATGCATCTCCATCACCTGATGCTGATGCGTATGTTAAGGTGGGCTCAAAAGTGTCTAGCGATTCAGTTGTTTGTATCGTAGAAGCAATGAAGTTATTTAATGAAATTGAAGCTGAAGTTAACGGAGAAATTGTAGAGATACTTGTAAAAGACGGACAGTTAGTGGAGTATGGTCAACCGTTATTTTTAGTGAAGCCAGAGTAA
- a CDS encoding SDR family NAD(P)-dependent oxidoreductase — protein sequence MNSNDVVMITGASKGLGKALTLAFAKQRKRLSICARNMEALSKVKEEAEQLGAEVFAIKADISLPRDVERFVALTVERFGQIDVLINNASTLGLSPMPLLLDYPEDDFSTTLRVNVLGPFSLTKRVLIHMLLQNKGSVINITSEAGSTGYAGWGAYGVSKFAIEGLTETWADELRDTNIRINMVDPGEMNTEMHTLAVPDCDYPLADPNDVVDVFLYLASDDSNNITGKRFEAQVFKEESK from the coding sequence ATGAATAGTAACGATGTAGTTATGATAACTGGAGCATCAAAAGGATTAGGAAAGGCTTTAACATTAGCATTTGCCAAACAAAGAAAACGGTTGTCTATTTGCGCTAGAAATATGGAAGCATTATCTAAAGTGAAGGAAGAAGCAGAACAATTAGGAGCAGAAGTGTTTGCGATAAAGGCAGATATTTCTCTCCCAAGAGACGTTGAAAGATTTGTAGCTTTAACAGTAGAAAGATTTGGACAGATCGATGTGTTAATTAATAATGCCTCAACCCTTGGACTGAGTCCAATGCCTCTATTACTAGATTATCCTGAGGATGACTTTTCTACTACATTACGCGTAAATGTTCTTGGCCCTTTTTCTTTAACAAAAAGAGTGCTGATCCACATGCTTTTACAAAATAAGGGGTCAGTCATTAATATTACCTCTGAAGCCGGCTCAACTGGGTATGCTGGTTGGGGTGCCTACGGAGTATCAAAGTTTGCAATTGAAGGATTAACAGAAACTTGGGCTGATGAACTACGTGATACAAATATCCGTATCAATATGGTTGATCCTGGGGAAATGAATACCGAAATGCACACACTAGCCGTTCCTGATTGTGATTACCCGTTAGCAGACCCTAATGATGTGGTTGATGTTTTTCTTTATTTAGCTTCCGACGACTCAAATAATATTACTGGGAAACGGTTTGAAGCTCAAGTATTTAAGGAGGAAAGCAAATGA
- a CDS encoding S-adenosylmethionine:tRNA ribosyltransferase-isomerase — protein MTSQAFDFHLPTKLNASIPPERRGIRRDQVKMMVLNKQSGQVYHDEFCQLEHYLQEGDLLVLNNSRTIPALLRARFHPNHQKEPSIIEVKLARKLNEFEWEALILSDEVSEGEVLHFSPTLSATVLNQKSPTPLSRILFSKGGTELLEDVYMIGEPIRYEYIHKPWSLEYYQTVFATTPGSLEMPSAGRAISWELLFRLQKKGIQIAFLQLHTGLSYFLDDNLLPSPEQNSEKYMIPEKTMNKVLDTKKRGSKVLAVGTTVVRALETASKTSCLNGWTNLYITEESRLQLVDGIITGFHEPKASHLDMLLAFVPKEKLFPAYEEALNKQYLWHEFGDINVIL, from the coding sequence ATGACTTCACAAGCTTTTGATTTTCATCTTCCAACAAAGTTGAATGCGTCAATCCCCCCTGAGCGAAGAGGGATTAGACGTGATCAAGTGAAAATGATGGTTCTTAATAAACAAAGTGGGCAAGTATACCACGATGAATTCTGTCAGCTTGAACATTATCTTCAAGAAGGTGACCTGCTTGTTCTTAACAATAGCCGAACCATCCCCGCACTATTAAGAGCTAGGTTTCATCCAAATCATCAGAAGGAACCATCGATTATAGAAGTAAAGCTTGCTCGTAAATTAAATGAGTTCGAATGGGAAGCTTTAATTTTAAGTGATGAGGTTTCAGAAGGAGAAGTTTTACACTTCTCCCCTACTTTGTCAGCTACGGTGTTAAATCAGAAAAGCCCTACTCCCCTTTCTCGAATTCTATTTTCAAAAGGAGGTACTGAGCTACTAGAAGATGTCTATATGATCGGTGAACCTATCCGTTATGAATATATTCATAAACCTTGGAGTCTTGAATATTATCAAACCGTTTTCGCAACAACACCCGGATCGTTGGAAATGCCTTCAGCCGGAAGAGCCATAAGCTGGGAACTGCTATTTCGATTACAAAAGAAAGGGATTCAGATTGCTTTTCTTCAATTACACACAGGGCTCAGTTATTTTTTGGATGACAATTTGCTGCCAAGTCCTGAACAAAATAGTGAGAAATATATGATTCCGGAAAAGACCATGAATAAAGTACTAGATACAAAGAAACGCGGCTCAAAGGTCCTTGCGGTAGGTACGACCGTTGTCCGTGCCTTGGAAACCGCTTCGAAGACCAGCTGTCTCAATGGATGGACAAATTTGTATATTACGGAAGAGTCAAGGCTACAGTTGGTTGATGGAATCATTACTGGCTTTCATGAACCAAAAGCGAGCCACTTGGATATGCTTTTAGCTTTTGTACCAAAAGAAAAGCTATTTCCTGCGTATGAGGAAGCACTAAATAAACAATATTTATGGCATGAATTTGGAGATATTAATGTCATTCTTTAG
- a CDS encoding VOC family protein yields MRVHHYGIEVKDMEKSISFYEKVLHFQVEEKVKFMEEDIVFLRLEDIRLELFLGDHVNKVSHTHICFEVPFLQEIILRCKEYHFCMVEGPYELENGWTTAYVTGPSNETIEFLQRS; encoded by the coding sequence TTGCGAGTCCATCATTATGGGATTGAAGTAAAAGATATGGAGAAATCCATATCTTTTTATGAAAAGGTACTTCATTTTCAAGTAGAAGAAAAGGTAAAATTTATGGAAGAGGATATTGTTTTTTTACGCTTAGAGGATATACGTTTGGAGCTTTTTCTAGGTGATCATGTAAATAAAGTCTCACATACGCATATTTGCTTCGAAGTTCCTTTTTTACAAGAAATCATTCTTCGTTGTAAAGAATACCATTTTTGTATGGTGGAAGGTCCATACGAGTTGGAAAACGGGTGGACCACTGCATATGTGACAGGTCCATCAAATGAAACGATTGAATTTTTACAAAGAAGTTGA
- a CDS encoding GAF domain-containing sensor histidine kinase, whose product MMGESSRFREMKILKEIAEMLNEGTELNHVLSQVLKKLLDLTGLQTGWIFFIDEKGSHQLVAHEALPPALSYEQNIRMCKGSCWCVNRYHHQKITKATNIIECQRIEEAIETQNGDHNGLTHHATVPLRAGEERFGLLNVGAPFKTFFKDDELALLEAVAFQIGTAIKRLKLVEHEQKTALKDERNRLARDLHDSVNQLLFSLSLTARAGVEMTKPEEMKSTFTYIQELAQDALGEMRSLIWQLRPQGLEDGLLSAFQKYGQLLGLTVHINLKGVPHFSSQVEEALWRIGQEALANCKKHAGTTVVYIDLEKTKEKTILTIKDLGIGFQYQKGVQTPSLGLQSMRLRTEAGEFSLESSPDNGTLIQIKIPN is encoded by the coding sequence ATGATGGGAGAGAGTTCTAGATTTAGAGAAATGAAAATACTAAAAGAAATTGCTGAAATGTTAAACGAGGGGACTGAGCTGAATCACGTTCTATCTCAAGTCCTAAAAAAGCTTTTGGATTTAACAGGACTCCAAACAGGTTGGATCTTCTTTATTGATGAAAAAGGCTCCCATCAACTTGTTGCACACGAAGCCCTTCCCCCTGCTCTTTCGTATGAACAAAACATAAGAATGTGTAAGGGTTCGTGCTGGTGTGTTAATCGTTATCATCATCAGAAAATAACAAAGGCAACCAATATTATTGAGTGTCAAAGAATCGAGGAAGCCATAGAAACCCAAAACGGAGACCATAACGGCTTAACACATCATGCTACCGTGCCGCTCCGTGCAGGTGAGGAAAGATTTGGTTTATTAAATGTAGGGGCTCCCTTTAAAACCTTCTTCAAGGACGATGAGTTAGCCCTGCTTGAAGCCGTTGCATTTCAAATTGGTACGGCCATTAAGCGGCTGAAGCTTGTGGAACATGAGCAAAAAACCGCCCTGAAAGATGAACGAAATCGACTTGCACGAGATCTTCATGATTCTGTGAATCAATTATTATTTTCTTTAAGTCTCACGGCAAGAGCAGGTGTAGAAATGACTAAGCCTGAGGAAATGAAAAGTACCTTCACCTATATACAAGAGCTTGCTCAAGATGCACTTGGGGAAATGAGATCTTTGATTTGGCAGTTACGTCCTCAAGGGTTAGAAGATGGACTACTAAGTGCCTTTCAAAAATACGGCCAGTTACTAGGTCTAACTGTTCATATTAACCTGAAGGGTGTTCCTCATTTTTCAAGTCAGGTCGAAGAAGCACTGTGGAGAATTGGGCAAGAGGCACTTGCGAATTGTAAAAAACATGCTGGTACAACGGTTGTATATATTGATTTAGAAAAAACAAAAGAGAAAACCATTCTAACCATTAAAGATCTTGGCATTGGGTTCCAATATCAAAAGGGAGTTCAAACACCATCGCTTGGTTTACAAAGTATGCGACTTCGAACCGAAGCGGGGGAGTTTTCACTAGAAAGTTCCCCCGATAATGGAACACTTATTCAAATCAAAATACCAAATTAA
- a CDS encoding response regulator, whose amino-acid sequence MTTKILVVDDHHVVRRGLVLFLRTQKEIEIIGEAGNGVEAIELTKRHQPDLILMDLSMPEMDGIEATKMIKNLYPTIKIIILTSFSEQDHVIPALEAGASGYQLKDIQPDELVQSIRNVMLGTNQLHPKATSHLLAKLSTDRNQNRPSIYELTKREMEVLKEIAKGKSNKEIATSLYITEKTVKTHVSNLLSKLGLADRTQAALYAVKNRLVE is encoded by the coding sequence ATGACTACGAAGATTCTGGTGGTCGATGATCATCACGTTGTTCGTAGGGGACTCGTCTTATTTCTTCGCACCCAAAAAGAAATCGAAATTATAGGTGAAGCGGGGAACGGAGTGGAAGCAATTGAGCTTACGAAAAGACATCAACCCGACCTAATATTAATGGACCTTTCCATGCCGGAAATGGATGGCATCGAAGCTACGAAAATGATTAAAAACTTGTACCCTACGATAAAAATCATTATTCTGACAAGCTTTTCTGAGCAGGATCATGTCATTCCTGCACTCGAGGCGGGTGCTTCTGGATATCAATTAAAGGATATTCAACCAGACGAACTTGTTCAGTCGATCCGAAATGTGATGTTAGGAACAAACCAGTTACACCCCAAGGCTACAAGTCATTTATTAGCGAAGTTATCAACCGATCGAAACCAAAATCGCCCTTCCATTTACGAGTTAACAAAACGAGAAATGGAGGTATTAAAAGAAATTGCCAAAGGAAAAAGTAACAAAGAAATTGCAACTAGCCTATATATAACAGAGAAGACTGTCAAAACCCATGTTTCTAACCTTCTCTCAAAGCTTGGTTTAGCCGATCGTACTCAAGCAGCCCTTTATGCAGTTAAAAATCGGCTAGTTGAATAA
- a CDS encoding SpoIIIAH-like family protein: MLLKKQTVWLLTMLSLVVVLSVYYITSPEQQMNNMATVEKESEEDSTVSGENTSESGESVISSTASDEMFEALRLELDEERSKLKEELETTVASTDLPTEDINAALDKIKELNDVTQKEAYLETMIVAMDYEDALVRVSDNEVRVTVKAKSHSPAAANEILKLVRSELSGLKPVVQFQISK, translated from the coding sequence ATGTTATTGAAAAAACAAACAGTTTGGTTATTAACAATGCTTAGCTTAGTTGTTGTATTATCGGTATATTACATTACTTCTCCAGAACAGCAAATGAACAATATGGCTACAGTAGAAAAAGAATCAGAGGAAGATTCAACAGTAAGTGGAGAAAATACATCTGAATCTGGTGAATCTGTCATTTCTAGTACTGCTAGCGATGAAATGTTTGAAGCACTTCGCTTAGAGCTAGATGAAGAGAGAAGTAAATTAAAAGAAGAGCTAGAAACGACTGTTGCTTCTACGGATCTACCAACAGAAGATATTAATGCCGCTCTTGATAAAATTAAAGAATTAAATGATGTGACCCAAAAAGAAGCGTATCTTGAAACGATGATTGTAGCGATGGACTATGAAGATGCTTTAGTAAGAGTAAGCGATAACGAAGTTCGCGTCACTGTAAAAGCCAAAAGCCACTCTCCAGCAGCTGCAAATGAAATCTTAAAGTTAGTACGCTCTGAATTAAGCGGGCTGAAGCCAGTGGTACAATTTCAAATAAGTAAATAA
- the spoIIIAG gene encoding stage III sporulation protein AG: MENDTEKDKEPNKDKGPITFLKNLFSKESPPEKKSSKYQYFLIVLLIGAAIMLASNLLINPSPSAIETAANAEKSSEDVETFGQKKIDGNEIIAAYEDHYENQLKETLEGIVGVGEVIVAVNVDATEKKILEKNVVVQSQKTEEVDREGGQRTVEDQSKDEQLVIIRDGEKEVPIVIETKKPAIRGVIVIAKGADNIQVKKWILESVTKLLDVPVHRVSVMPKK; the protein is encoded by the coding sequence GTGGAAAATGATACAGAAAAAGATAAAGAACCTAACAAAGATAAAGGGCCCATTACATTCCTAAAAAACCTATTTAGTAAAGAAAGCCCTCCTGAGAAAAAATCTAGTAAATATCAATACTTCTTAATCGTCTTGTTAATTGGAGCCGCCATTATGTTAGCAAGTAATTTGCTAATAAATCCAAGTCCTTCCGCTATTGAAACGGCAGCAAATGCTGAGAAATCAAGTGAGGATGTAGAAACATTTGGACAGAAAAAGATTGATGGAAATGAAATAATTGCTGCCTATGAAGATCATTATGAAAATCAATTAAAGGAAACACTTGAGGGAATTGTCGGCGTTGGCGAAGTGATTGTAGCTGTAAATGTCGACGCGACTGAGAAAAAGATACTTGAAAAAAATGTGGTTGTTCAGTCCCAAAAAACCGAAGAGGTTGACCGTGAGGGTGGGCAACGAACAGTCGAAGACCAATCAAAGGATGAACAGTTAGTGATTATCCGAGATGGGGAAAAAGAGGTTCCTATTGTAATAGAAACGAAGAAGCCTGCCATTCGTGGCGTCATCGTGATTGCAAAGGGAGCTGATAATATACAAGTAAAGAAATGGATACTTGAATCCGTTACTAAACTATTAGATGTACCGGTTCATCGAGTGTCTGTTATGCCTAAAAAATAA
- the spoIIIAF gene encoding stage III sporulation protein AF — protein sequence MDFLKDWITNIILFVLLATVVDMLLPNSNMQKYTRMVTGLLLIAIILSPILKILSSDFEANLSAITEVDSFSEKNIENSIEMKKKEIQASFDAYALEEVAVQLKKDVEEELMEQYGLEIASIDLSVDETSSATFPDNLQEISVTLRESTTETVVEVVQMVDINTNSPLPSNSESEQNEELSSLLSEKWDVNKGAVEIFIEGGNK from the coding sequence ATGGATTTCCTAAAAGACTGGATCACAAATATAATCCTTTTCGTCTTGCTAGCAACAGTTGTTGATATGCTGCTTCCGAATTCAAATATGCAAAAGTACACCAGGATGGTTACTGGATTATTACTAATAGCTATTATTCTTTCGCCCATACTGAAAATACTATCTAGTGATTTTGAAGCGAACCTCTCCGCCATCACCGAAGTAGACTCCTTTTCAGAAAAAAATATAGAAAATTCAATAGAAATGAAGAAAAAAGAAATACAAGCCTCTTTTGATGCATATGCTTTAGAAGAAGTGGCTGTCCAATTAAAAAAGGACGTTGAAGAGGAGTTGATGGAACAGTACGGTTTAGAGATTGCTAGTATCGATCTATCAGTGGATGAAACGAGCAGCGCAACCTTCCCAGACAATCTTCAAGAGATATCTGTTACATTACGTGAATCAACAACGGAGACTGTGGTAGAAGTCGTACAAATGGTTGATATTAATACGAACTCACCTCTACCATCTAATTCGGAAAGTGAACAAAACGAGGAACTGTCTTCACTTCTCTCTGAAAAATGGGATGTAAACAAAGGCGCTGTTGAAATCTTCATAGAAGGGGGGAACAAATAA
- the spoIIIAE gene encoding stage III sporulation protein AE: MKKLKQLIFKTFSLIFLILFVSVPISKAETNEETQSSSQSVINPEQMMEEQLEALDMDEMKVFWEKITTEYGGFLPESQKGSLYDFIKGDKQFSLKEWTNGIIKFIFHEFVVNGKLLGTLILLTVFSMFLQTLQNSFEKSTVSKVAYAIVFMVLIIIALNSFHVAIQYTNDTITTMISFILALIPLLLALIASSGGLVSAAFFHPVILFLMNSSGMFIQYVVLPLLFLGAVLSIVSILSEHHKVTQLGNLLRNWSIGLLGIFLTVFLGVLSVQGASAAVTDGITIRTAKFITGNFIPVIGRMFTDATDTVISASLLLKNTVGIAGVAILLLIVAFPAIKILMIAFIYKFAAAVLQPLGGGPVIACLEIISKSIVFVFAALAIVSMMFFLSLTVVIAAGNLTMMVR; encoded by the coding sequence GTGAAAAAGTTGAAGCAATTGATCTTCAAAACATTCTCTCTCATATTTCTCATTCTATTTGTGTCTGTCCCAATAAGTAAAGCGGAGACAAATGAAGAAACTCAATCTTCTTCACAGTCCGTCATAAATCCTGAACAAATGATGGAAGAACAGCTTGAAGCTTTAGATATGGATGAAATGAAGGTTTTTTGGGAAAAGATTACAACGGAATACGGAGGATTCCTTCCGGAAAGTCAGAAGGGAAGCCTTTACGATTTTATCAAGGGGGACAAGCAATTTTCCTTAAAAGAGTGGACAAATGGAATAATTAAATTCATTTTTCACGAATTTGTTGTTAATGGAAAGCTTCTTGGTACCCTAATATTGCTAACCGTGTTCTCCATGTTTTTGCAAACACTGCAAAACTCATTCGAAAAGAGCACAGTTAGTAAAGTAGCGTATGCAATTGTATTTATGGTGTTGATTATTATCGCACTAAACAGTTTTCATGTAGCCATCCAGTATACAAATGATACGATAACAACGATGATTTCCTTCATCTTGGCGCTCATTCCACTTCTTCTTGCATTAATCGCCTCGTCGGGGGGGCTCGTATCTGCTGCCTTTTTCCATCCAGTAATTTTATTCCTCATGAATAGCAGTGGAATGTTCATTCAATATGTTGTTTTACCACTTTTGTTTTTAGGAGCAGTATTAAGCATTGTAAGTATTTTATCAGAGCATCACAAAGTAACTCAATTAGGAAATCTGTTAAGAAATTGGAGCATTGGATTACTCGGAATCTTCCTCACGGTTTTCCTTGGTGTTCTTAGTGTTCAAGGAGCTTCAGCAGCTGTGACAGATGGAATTACGATTCGAACAGCAAAATTCATTACCGGTAATTTTATCCCTGTTATTGGACGAATGTTTACAGATGCCACTGATACAGTGATTAGTGCTTCGCTTTTACTGAAAAATACCGTTGGAATTGCAGGGGTAGCAATCTTGTTACTTATTGTTGCTTTTCCGGCGATTAAGATATTAATGATTGCCTTTATTTATAAATTTGCTGCTGCTGTCTTACAGCCTCTAGGTGGAGGACCGGTTATCGCTTGTTTAGAAATTATTAGTAAAAGCATTGTTTTCGTTTTTGCTGCTTTAGCTATCGTATCTATGATGTTTTTTCTAAGTTTAACTGTTGTCATAGCAGCAGGAAACCTTACGATGATGGTTCGTTAG
- the spoIIIAD gene encoding stage III sporulation protein AD produces the protein MTIEILQIVGFALIATFLALVVKEQKPNFAFLLIVFVGCSIFLFLIDQIYAIIHMLEKIAINANVNIIYVETILKIIGIAYIAEFASQITKDAGQAAIASKIEMAGKILILAMAIPILTVLIETIIALIPN, from the coding sequence TTGACGATTGAAATTTTACAAATAGTTGGGTTTGCGCTTATTGCTACCTTTTTAGCTCTTGTAGTTAAAGAGCAAAAACCAAATTTCGCCTTTTTGCTAATCGTATTTGTTGGATGTTCCATCTTTCTCTTTTTAATCGATCAAATCTACGCGATTATCCATATGCTTGAAAAGATAGCGATAAATGCAAACGTAAATATTATTTACGTAGAAACCATCCTGAAAATTATCGGAATCGCTTATATTGCGGAGTTTGCATCTCAAATTACAAAGGATGCGGGACAAGCAGCAATTGCCTCGAAGATTGAGATGGCTGGGAAAATATTAATACTTGCTATGGCGATCCCCATTTTGACGGTATTGATAGAAACCATCATTGCATTAATCCCAAATTAA
- the spoIIIAC gene encoding stage III sporulation protein AC, whose protein sequence is MGLEVDIIFKIAGVGIVVAFLHTILDQVGKKEYAQWVTLFGFIYILFMVASIVDELFQKIKSVFLFQG, encoded by the coding sequence ATGGGCTTAGAAGTGGATATTATTTTTAAAATAGCTGGAGTAGGTATTGTAGTTGCGTTTTTACACACGATCCTCGATCAAGTCGGAAAAAAAGAGTACGCTCAGTGGGTAACTTTATTTGGCTTTATTTATATATTGTTTATGGTCGCTTCTATTGTGGATGAGTTATTTCAAAAAATCAAATCAGTGTTCCTATTCCAAGGATAA
- the spoIIIAB gene encoding stage III sporulation protein SpoIIIAB, protein MLKIIGAVFIIVATTWTGFEASRHLTERPRQLRQLKSALQSLEAEIMYGHTPLHEAARRLASQLSKPISWFFESFSKKLTNSETTVKDAWEESLQEVWKLTALKQGEYEIMKQFGETLGRHDRFSQQKQIRLALTHLEREEADAYDKQLRYEKMMKSLGFLSGLLLVILLM, encoded by the coding sequence ATGTTAAAGATAATCGGAGCTGTTTTTATTATTGTTGCTACTACTTGGACGGGCTTTGAAGCCTCTAGGCACTTAACGGAAAGACCTCGCCAACTAAGACAGCTAAAATCAGCCTTACAATCACTTGAGGCTGAAATCATGTATGGTCATACCCCTCTTCATGAAGCAGCTAGAAGATTAGCATCGCAGCTTTCCAAGCCCATTTCTTGGTTTTTTGAATCCTTTTCGAAGAAACTAACCAATTCTGAAACAACGGTAAAGGATGCGTGGGAGGAAAGTCTTCAAGAGGTTTGGAAGCTTACAGCGTTAAAGCAAGGAGAATATGAGATTATGAAGCAATTTGGTGAGACGCTTGGAAGGCATGATCGTTTCTCTCAACAAAAACAAATTCGGTTAGCCTTAACCCATCTAGAGCGTGAAGAAGCGGATGCATATGACAAACAATTGAGATATGAAAAGATGATGAAAAGCTTAGGATTTCTATCAGGGTTACTACTAGTTATTCTACTGATGTAA
- the spoIIIAA gene encoding stage III sporulation protein AA: protein MEDVMGMLPKAIANQMNQLSPFQLNDMEEIRIRIGRPLEITCGGKPIFLPYTVKAEDAIQLLNKISHFSIYTLEEELKRGYVTVAGGHRVGLAGKVILEAGKVKAITDVSSFNFRIAREKIGICHSLLPFLYEGDWLHTMIIGPPQTGKTTLIRDLARVISTGTNTIPAAKVGIVDERSEIAGSINGIPQLTFGPRVDVLDSCPKAEGMMMMIRSMSPDVLVVDEIGREEDGEAILEAVHAGISLVTTTHGHSYADIVKRPTLTPIIKSEIFQRFIELSRKEGPGTILSVKDQHGREMVRKVSVT from the coding sequence ATGGAAGATGTTATGGGTATGTTACCTAAAGCGATTGCCAATCAAATGAATCAACTGTCTCCCTTTCAATTAAATGATATGGAAGAAATTCGAATTAGAATTGGTCGCCCATTGGAGATCACCTGTGGGGGAAAACCAATCTTCCTACCTTATACGGTAAAAGCAGAAGATGCAATACAACTGTTGAATAAGATCAGTCATTTTTCTATCTATACATTAGAGGAAGAATTAAAAAGAGGATATGTTACGGTGGCAGGTGGTCACCGGGTTGGCCTTGCCGGGAAAGTTATTTTGGAGGCGGGAAAGGTGAAAGCAATTACAGATGTATCCTCTTTTAACTTTCGAATAGCAAGAGAGAAAATCGGGATTTGTCATAGTCTTCTCCCATTTCTATATGAAGGAGATTGGTTGCATACCATGATTATTGGTCCACCACAGACAGGAAAGACCACGTTAATAAGAGATTTGGCTAGGGTGATATCAACAGGTACAAATACGATTCCAGCAGCCAAGGTAGGAATTGTCGATGAGCGATCTGAAATTGCTGGAAGTATAAATGGTATTCCACAGTTAACATTTGGACCTAGAGTAGATGTATTAGATTCTTGTCCAAAAGCTGAAGGGATGATGATGATGATTCGCTCCATGAGTCCTGATGTGTTAGTTGTAGATGAAATTGGCAGGGAAGAGGACGGCGAGGCTATTTTAGAAGCAGTTCATGCAGGGATCTCACTTGTAACAACGACACATGGTCATTCGTACGCAGATATTGTAAAAAGACCCACATTGACACCCATCATCAAGAGTGAAATTTTTCAGAGATTCATTGAATTAAGCCGAAAAGAAGGGCCGGGAACGATACTTTCTGTGAAGGATCAACATGGTAGAGAAATGGTCAGAAAAGTGAGTGTGACATAA
- a CDS encoding SIMPL domain-containing protein, producing MYQNYTRAWNHYPSRATSSNEIRVIGEGTVDIQPDQADVIIGIITENKELVPAQRENAQVSAAVVDALLSLQIPREKIRTSDYSIFPQYDFVDGVQTFRNYKVEHRLTVTLSNMDQIGMVVDKAIESGANSILAINFSAKNVLNQEQQALTLAVHDATQKAAAIAQSLRVQLNHPPILIIEGGSAVNIPEPLYSTMPMVKGVSTTIEPGLLQVKATITAVFQFTS from the coding sequence ATGTATCAGAATTACACGAGAGCATGGAACCATTATCCTTCTAGAGCAACAAGTAGTAATGAAATTAGGGTGATAGGGGAAGGAACGGTTGATATTCAACCAGACCAAGCCGATGTTATTATTGGAATCATCACAGAGAACAAGGAACTCGTACCCGCACAACGAGAAAATGCACAAGTAAGTGCTGCTGTTGTGGATGCTTTGCTGTCACTACAAATACCGAGAGAAAAAATTAGAACATCTGACTATTCTATTTTTCCTCAATACGACTTTGTTGATGGCGTGCAAACGTTTCGAAATTACAAAGTTGAGCATCGTTTAACCGTTACATTATCCAATATGGATCAAATTGGCATGGTCGTTGATAAAGCGATAGAAAGTGGAGCAAACAGTATACTTGCGATTAACTTTTCAGCAAAGAATGTATTAAATCAGGAACAACAAGCACTCACTCTTGCCGTTCATGATGCGACACAGAAGGCTGCAGCGATTGCTCAATCTCTACGTGTTCAACTCAATCATCCTCCTATCCTCATTATTGAAGGAGGCAGTGCTGTAAATATTCCTGAGCCACTTTATTCTACGATGCCGATGGTAAAAGGGGTAAGTACAACGATAGAACCTGGTTTACTACAAGTAAAGGCAACCATTACGGCTGTCTTCCAATTTACTTCGTAA